Proteins from a genomic interval of Archangium lipolyticum:
- a CDS encoding DUF3467 domain-containing protein, producing the protein MSDTPKPPEPLPIQIDDDVANGRYVNMALVNHTETEFTLDFIHVQPHPVRAKVLSRVILNPKHVKRLLKVLQEGVANYESRYGTIVLTDDGRPMH; encoded by the coding sequence ATGTCGGATACACCCAAGCCTCCCGAGCCCTTGCCGATTCAGATAGATGACGATGTGGCCAATGGTCGGTACGTGAACATGGCCCTCGTCAACCACACGGAGACGGAGTTCACCCTGGACTTCATCCACGTCCAGCCGCATCCGGTGCGCGCGAAGGTGCTCTCGCGCGTCATCCTGAACCCCAAGCACGTCAAGCGCCTGTTGAAGGTGCTGCAGGAGGGCGTCGCCAATTACGAGTCGCGCTACGGCACCATCGTCCTCACCGACGACGGCCGTCCCATGCACTGA
- the hemF gene encoding oxygen-dependent coproporphyrinogen oxidase, producing MTVDVEKLKQGMVEFIHALQDDICGALERLDGKARFREDPWQRPGGGGGRSRVLEDGAVLEKGGVSTSVVFGELEEAFAKKLQGEGRTFWAAGISLVLHPLNPYVPTVHANYRFIHQGGKAWFGGGADLTPYYLHEEDAVHFHRVHKEVCDRHDPAYYPRFKEACDKYFYLRHREETRGVGGIFFENVGGDLEREFAFVKDAGRAFLPAYLPIAERRKDTPYSDAQRFWQEVRRGRYVEFNLVWDRGTTFGLETKGRTESILMSLPPQVRWRYDHHPAPGTEEARLVEVLRNPRDWAGAR from the coding sequence ATGACGGTGGACGTGGAGAAGTTGAAGCAGGGGATGGTGGAGTTCATCCACGCGTTGCAGGACGACATCTGCGGCGCCCTGGAGCGGCTGGATGGGAAGGCCCGGTTCCGCGAGGACCCCTGGCAGCGGCCGGGAGGCGGTGGTGGGCGCAGCCGCGTGCTGGAGGACGGGGCCGTGCTGGAGAAGGGCGGCGTGAGCACCTCGGTGGTGTTCGGCGAGCTGGAGGAGGCCTTCGCCAAGAAGTTGCAGGGCGAGGGCCGCACCTTCTGGGCCGCGGGCATCTCGCTCGTGCTGCACCCGCTCAACCCGTATGTGCCCACCGTGCACGCCAACTACCGCTTCATCCACCAGGGCGGGAAGGCCTGGTTCGGCGGCGGCGCAGACCTGACGCCCTACTACCTCCACGAGGAGGACGCGGTGCACTTCCACCGGGTCCACAAGGAGGTGTGTGACAGGCACGACCCGGCGTACTACCCGCGCTTCAAGGAGGCGTGCGACAAGTACTTCTACCTGCGCCACCGCGAGGAGACGCGCGGGGTGGGCGGCATCTTCTTCGAGAACGTGGGAGGCGACCTGGAGCGCGAGTTCGCCTTCGTGAAGGACGCGGGCCGGGCCTTCCTCCCCGCGTACCTGCCCATCGCCGAGCGGCGCAAGGACACGCCCTATTCGGACGCGCAGCGCTTCTGGCAGGAGGTGCGGCGCGGGCGCTACGTGGAGTTCAACCTCGTGTGGGACCGGGGCACCACCTTCGGCCTGGAGACGAAGGGGCGCACCGAGTCCATCCTCATGTCGCTGCCCCCGCAGGTGCGCTGGCGCTACGACCACCATCCGGCTCCCGGTACCGAGGAGGCGAGGCTGGTGGAGGTGCTGCGCAACCCCCGCGACTGGGCGGGCGCTCGCTGA
- a CDS encoding chaperonin, with translation MAKTQRSGQVMNRVARQVKGTAKRAVAKASKPARKVQVTLGDLIAAAFDVAGETGAAARLVSSRAMASATGKQIVFVG, from the coding sequence ATGGCGAAGACCCAGCGGAGTGGCCAGGTGATGAATCGGGTGGCGCGTCAGGTGAAGGGGACGGCGAAGCGGGCGGTGGCGAAGGCGAGCAAGCCCGCGCGCAAGGTTCAGGTGACGCTGGGAGATCTGATCGCCGCGGCCTTCGACGTGGCGGGTGAGACGGGCGCGGCCGCCCGGCTGGTGTCCTCGCGTGCCATGGCCTCGGCCACGGGCAAGCAGATCGTCTTCGTCG
- a CDS encoding DMT family transporter: MPAYVYLGIAIIAEVIATSALKATAEFTRPGPTALVVVGYGIAFYCLNLSLRSIPVGIAYAIWSGLGIVLVAVASYVLYQQKLDLAAILGMAMILGGCLVINLFSKSAAH; encoded by the coding sequence ATGCCCGCCTACGTCTATCTCGGCATCGCCATCATCGCCGAGGTCATCGCCACCTCGGCCCTCAAGGCCACCGCGGAGTTCACCCGGCCCGGGCCCACCGCCCTGGTCGTCGTGGGCTATGGCATCGCCTTCTATTGTCTGAACCTGTCGCTGCGCTCGATTCCGGTCGGCATCGCCTACGCCATCTGGTCCGGCCTGGGCATCGTCCTGGTCGCGGTGGCCAGCTACGTGCTCTACCAGCAGAAGCTCGACCTGGCCGCCATCCTCGGCATGGCGATGATTCTCGGGGGCTGCCTCGTCATCAACCTGTTCTCGAAGAGCGCCGCCCACTGA
- a CDS encoding anti-sigma factor family protein: protein MAGNPACERFIPLLSPYIDGEVSPAERVNVERHLAACRDCATRAADLRAESALLRVGLEMAVDEVDFKDFTQRVMARVTPERPPLLERLRISLSELFLYHRTAMVSSLATAAVLVLVLVPLLMSQNEVPMGYGGDRMRVRAVRASEGAKVAPVVLESDDGNTIIWVVDQDTPHDASAVSPQGSRDAGKHDELDPKDDPAKDARPKGGEL, encoded by the coding sequence ATGGCCGGAAATCCCGCGTGCGAGCGCTTCATCCCACTGCTGTCCCCCTACATCGATGGGGAGGTGTCCCCCGCTGAGCGAGTCAACGTGGAGCGCCACCTGGCGGCCTGCCGCGACTGCGCCACCCGCGCGGCGGACCTGCGCGCCGAGTCCGCCCTGTTGCGCGTGGGGCTCGAGATGGCCGTGGACGAGGTGGACTTCAAGGACTTCACCCAGCGCGTCATGGCCCGGGTGACGCCCGAGCGTCCGCCCCTGCTGGAGCGGCTGCGCATCTCCCTCTCCGAGCTCTTCCTCTACCACCGCACGGCCATGGTCTCCTCGCTGGCCACGGCGGCGGTGCTCGTGCTGGTGCTCGTGCCGCTGCTCATGTCCCAGAACGAGGTGCCCATGGGCTACGGCGGGGACCGGATGCGGGTGCGCGCGGTTCGCGCCTCCGAGGGCGCCAAGGTGGCCCCCGTGGTGCTCGAGTCCGATGATGGCAACACCATCATCTGGGTGGTGGATCAGGACACCCCGCACGACGCCTCGGCCGTTTCGCCGCAGGGTTCGCGGGACGCGGGCAAGCACGACGAGCTGGACCCGAAGGATGATCCCGCCAAGGATGCCCGGCCCAAGGGAGGTGAGCTGTGA
- a CDS encoding RNA polymerase sigma factor, which translates to MATDDLTLVKRVRSGDQRAFKLLVERYQRKVYAVALGMLKDKEEAMDVSQEAFVKVYKYLDHFKGDSSFYTWLYRITVNICIDVMRRKGAAGGETEEFDESVANNDLSEARIGALGSRLGTNPQKSALRRELAEKIQEALAAVPEKHRAILLLREIEGMSYEDLSRTLDIPKGTVMSRLFHARAKVQKILSEYLELDEAKSGVGSE; encoded by the coding sequence TTGGCTACCGACGATCTCACTCTCGTCAAGCGTGTCCGCAGCGGAGACCAACGCGCCTTCAAGCTCCTGGTCGAACGCTACCAGCGGAAGGTGTACGCCGTCGCGCTGGGCATGCTGAAGGACAAGGAAGAGGCGATGGACGTCTCCCAGGAGGCGTTCGTCAAGGTCTACAAGTACCTGGACCACTTCAAGGGCGACTCGTCCTTCTACACCTGGCTCTACCGCATCACCGTCAACATCTGTATCGACGTGATGCGTCGGAAGGGCGCCGCCGGTGGGGAGACCGAGGAGTTCGACGAGTCCGTCGCCAACAACGACCTGTCCGAGGCCCGCATCGGCGCGTTGGGCAGCCGCCTGGGGACCAACCCCCAGAAGAGCGCGCTGCGCCGCGAATTGGCGGAGAAAATCCAGGAGGCCCTCGCGGCCGTTCCCGAGAAGCATCGCGCCATCCTCCTGCTGCGCGAAATCGAGGGAATGTCCTATGAGGACCTCTCCCGCACGTTGGACATCCCCAAGGGCACGGTGATGAGCCGGCTCTTCCACGCGCGGGCGAAGGTGCAGAAAATCCTGAGTGAATACCTGGAGTTGGACGAGGCCAAGAGCGGGGTGGGCAGTGAGTGA